In candidate division Zixibacteria bacterium HGW-Zixibacteria-1, one genomic interval encodes:
- a CDS encoding pyruvate, phosphate dikinase — protein sequence MKKATPKTKAKTVTSKSKADKSSAKTPKDKSTKKLLQQKPCYFFGAGKADGDASMRDLLGGKGAGLAEMSQIGVPVPPGFTITTEVCTLYYESDLKIPEDIDKELEEYMGRIEKIVGAKFGDPENPLLVSVRSGAKFSMPGMMDTILNLGLNKDTLKGLAAKTGDERFACDNYRRFVQMFGNVVLGIDKIQFESVIESKKKDRKIKQDSSLQVEDLNDIIKKFKQIIKRKTGETFPDDPYVQLRMSRDAVFRSWNNPRAISYRRLNNIPSDLGTAVNIQAMVYGNMGNSSGTGVGFTRNPANGQKEFYGEYLINAQGEDVVAGIRTPQPITSLKDEMPGVYKQLKEITDRLEKHYRDVQDFEFTIQEGKLYMLQTRTGKRTVQAALQIAVDMVKEKLITKQEALMRIDPSQLDQLLHRRLDPAAKYEVIAKGLPASPGASSGAVYFNSEDVVKATKNKVKPILVRQETNPDDIEGMHASTGILTSRGGMTSHAAVVARGMGKCCVAGCEAMRVNEAKKQFQIGKLIIKQGEVITLNGSTGEVIIGEVATIEPELSGAFAEFMTWADEVRKLRVRTNADTPHDAQQALKYGAEGIGLCRTEHMFFAEDRLPIVQEMILADSTMERQDALDHLLPFQKKDFKGLFDVMDGYPVTIRTLDPPLHEFLPDKAAIKAEIESLDKYDEHYDELLAKKKKILRRIDELKEVNPMLGHRGCRLGIVYPEITEMQVRAIMEAACELTKAKKKIIPEIMIPLVGHVNEFINQKEVVERIANEVIKKYKLKSMEYLVGTMIEIPRAAIVADQIAKEAQFFSFGTNDMTQMAMGFSRDDAGKFLRYYQEKGILPKDPFVTIDQEGVGELVKMGTERGRATNPDLKVGICGEHGGDPESVEFCHRIGLNYVSCSPFRVPIARLAAAQATIKEQQATAERDK from the coding sequence ATGAAAAAAGCCACGCCTAAAACTAAGGCTAAAACCGTAACCTCTAAAAGCAAAGCAGACAAGTCGAGCGCCAAAACACCCAAAGATAAATCGACCAAAAAACTGCTGCAACAAAAACCTTGCTACTTCTTTGGAGCCGGTAAGGCCGACGGCGACGCCAGTATGCGCGATTTGCTTGGCGGCAAAGGAGCCGGACTGGCCGAAATGAGCCAGATCGGAGTGCCGGTCCCGCCCGGATTTACGATTACCACCGAAGTTTGCACACTCTATTATGAGAGTGATCTTAAAATTCCGGAGGATATTGATAAAGAACTTGAAGAATATATGGGCAGGATAGAAAAAATCGTCGGCGCCAAATTCGGCGATCCGGAAAATCCATTGCTGGTTTCGGTTCGTTCGGGCGCCAAGTTTTCCATGCCGGGTATGATGGATACGATTTTGAATCTGGGGCTGAATAAAGACACACTAAAGGGTCTGGCCGCCAAGACCGGCGATGAGCGATTCGCCTGTGATAACTACCGCCGATTTGTCCAGATGTTCGGCAATGTCGTTCTTGGTATCGATAAAATTCAGTTTGAGAGTGTCATCGAGAGCAAGAAAAAGGATAGAAAGATCAAGCAGGATTCTTCGCTCCAGGTTGAGGATCTCAACGATATTATCAAAAAATTCAAGCAGATCATCAAGCGCAAGACAGGCGAAACGTTCCCCGATGATCCCTATGTCCAACTCCGGATGTCCCGGGATGCCGTCTTTCGCTCATGGAACAATCCGCGTGCCATCAGTTACCGCCGCCTCAACAATATACCCAGCGACCTGGGTACGGCGGTAAATATTCAGGCGATGGTTTATGGCAATATGGGTAATTCTTCCGGGACCGGAGTGGGATTTACGCGTAATCCCGCCAATGGCCAAAAGGAATTTTACGGTGAATATCTGATAAATGCGCAGGGCGAAGATGTCGTGGCCGGGATTCGCACCCCGCAGCCGATTACCAGCCTCAAGGATGAAATGCCCGGTGTTTACAAGCAGCTCAAAGAGATTACCGACCGGTTGGAAAAACATTATCGTGATGTTCAGGATTTCGAGTTTACCATCCAGGAAGGCAAGCTTTATATGCTTCAGACCCGGACCGGCAAGAGAACCGTCCAGGCGGCGCTCCAGATAGCGGTCGATATGGTCAAGGAAAAGCTGATTACGAAGCAGGAAGCTTTGATGCGCATTGATCCGAGCCAGCTCGATCAGTTGCTTCATCGCCGGCTGGATCCCGCGGCCAAATATGAAGTGATTGCCAAAGGTTTGCCGGCTTCGCCGGGGGCGTCTTCGGGAGCGGTCTATTTCAACTCCGAGGATGTGGTCAAGGCGACCAAGAACAAAGTCAAGCCTATTCTGGTTCGTCAGGAAACCAACCCGGATGATATCGAGGGGATGCATGCCTCGACCGGTATTCTGACCTCGCGCGGCGGCATGACTTCACATGCGGCGGTGGTGGCCCGGGGCATGGGTAAATGCTGTGTCGCCGGCTGTGAAGCGATGCGGGTCAACGAGGCCAAGAAGCAGTTCCAGATCGGTAAATTGATTATCAAGCAGGGTGAGGTCATTACTCTCAATGGTTCCACCGGTGAGGTTATTATCGGTGAAGTGGCAACCATCGAGCCGGAGCTCTCGGGAGCCTTTGCCGAGTTTATGACATGGGCCGATGAAGTTCGCAAATTGCGGGTCCGCACCAATGCCGACACGCCCCATGACGCCCAGCAGGCGCTTAAATACGGCGCCGAGGGAATCGGTCTGTGCCGCACCGAACATATGTTTTTCGCCGAGGACAGGCTTCCGATAGTGCAGGAAATGATTCTGGCCGATTCCACCATGGAGCGCCAGGATGCCCTGGACCACCTGCTGCCCTTCCAGAAAAAAGATTTCAAGGGTCTGTTCGATGTTATGGATGGATATCCGGTCACTATCAGAACCTTGGATCCGCCGCTTCATGAATTTCTGCCGGATAAGGCCGCCATCAAAGCAGAGATTGAAAGTCTCGACAAGTATGATGAACACTATGATGAGCTCCTGGCGAAAAAGAAGAAGATCCTTCGCCGTATCGATGAACTGAAAGAGGTCAACCCGATGCTGGGCCATCGCGGCTGCCGTCTTGGTATCGTTTATCCGGAGATTACCGAAATGCAGGTCCGGGCGATTATGGAAGCCGCCTGCGAACTTACCAAGGCCAAGAAGAAAATAATCCCGGAAATAATGATTCCGCTTGTCGGCCATGTCAATGAGTTCATAAATCAGAAAGAAGTGGTCGAGAGAATCGCCAATGAAGTGATCAAGAAGTACAAGCTGAAATCGATGGAATATCTGGTCGGAACCATGATCGAGATTCCGCGGGCGGCCATTGTCGCCGATCAGATTGCCAAGGAAGCGCAGTTCTTCAGTTTCGGCACCAATGATATGACCCAGATGGCGATGGGTTTCTCGCGTGACGATGCCGGCAAGTTTCTCCGCTACTACCAGGAGAAGGGCATCCTTCCGAAAGATCCGTTTGTCACGATCGATCAGGAAGGGGTCGGCGAACTGGTGAAAATGGGTACCGAACGGGGCCGTGCCACCAATCCCGATCTTAAGGTCGGAATCTGCGGCGAGCATGGCGGCGATCCCGAATCGGTGGAATTCTGCCATCGAATCGGCCTGAATTATGTCTCCTGTTCACCTTTCCGGGTGCCGATTGCGCGGCTGGCTGCGGCGCAGGCGACTATCAAAGAACAGCAGGCGACCGCCGAACGCGATAAGTAG